One region of Armigeres subalbatus isolate Guangzhou_Male chromosome 3, GZ_Asu_2, whole genome shotgun sequence genomic DNA includes:
- the LOC134223719 gene encoding origin recognition complex subunit 3, protein MDSTISVSKGVFVFKNGATKAKTRRQRQKCNSLLDRATTNALWYRSYRKLWLKIRDQLDRLQSGSYSKILDDLLSFVEGSYQSLEYGGVLPTAALLTGINQIDHMVQFGTLAGKIRNNTFSLVVLLQSRDCPTMKAAVETLVSGFVEDNRTLEEDDSESRRLRRNQLNLGVLRAWYLEKHEHLDRKPNLTVIVPDFELFNPEVLQDLLLVLNSYAAELPFVLIFGVATSVTTIHSVLPYHVTSKIKLSIFQTEPSIVNLNKVLENVLLTPYCPFHLSGKMYKVLTDIFLFYDFSVKGFIEGFKYALMEHYCRGSMYALCSVTSDREDLEEIVEQLSAADLEDIRQLLSFRRLIESLNNPQEVVDYLTKDDYLRRMLPSILLEVHNFWFTFHCTLEVLLVLVQDLPKAPLGKQLRELYSQCITTDVTQTDEYRECIQFVSFMSKEEILSKLLKMLEVIDKYMRRNDEASINGETIFELEALETIYNNLERFTKEICSAGMERVLIDASETGSSIVSPKMNRQELKEKLLNAARQPKVESPFMRSISSMISHLTNDIFRKYLRPFNRGPPLIELFVYSDSATIRRHIVGAPRGAVHTALNNPHYYLDCKCCALDEDCSLVPTLPDLSVAYKLHLECGRMINLFDWLQAFRSVVDEVGADDTQERQVDPKIQARFTRAVAELQFLGFIKSSKRKTDHVARLTW, encoded by the exons ATGGACTCCACAATTTCAGTTTCAAAG GGCGTCTTCGTGTTCAAAAACGGTGCCACCAAGGCTAAAACCCGCCGTCAACGGCAAAAATGTAACAGCCTGTTGGATCGTGCGACGACGAACGCTTTGTGGTATCGAAGTTACCGGAAACTATGGCTTAAGATTCGAGACCAACTGGACAGGCTCCAGTCGGGCAGTTATAGCAAAATTTTAGACGATTTGCTCAGCTTCGTGGAGGGAAGCTACCAAAGCTTGGAATATGGTGGCGTCCTGCCAACGGCCGCTCTGCTGACCGGgatcaaccaaatcgatcatATGGTTCAGTTTGGAACGTTGGCCGGGAAAATTCGAAACAACACATTTTCGCTGGTAGTGCTACTGCAGTCTAGGGATTGTCCCACCATGAAGGCTGCCGTGGAGACGCTCGTTTCCGGCTTTGTTGAAGACAATCGTACGTTGGAGGAGGACGATAGCGAGAGTCGTCGATTGAGAAGAAATCAGCTGAATCTAGGGGTGTTGCGAGCATGGTATCTGGAGAAGCACGAACATCTGGACCGAAAACCTAATCTCACGGTAATTGTGCCGGATTTTGAGCTATTTAATCCGGAAGTGCTGCAGGATTTGTTGCTGGTACTAAA TTCGTATGCAGCGGAATTACCATTTGTGCTGATATTCGGCGTGGCTACGTCGGTGACAACAATTCACAGCGTGTTGCCATACCATGTGACAAGTAAAATCAAGCTAAGCATATTTCAAACCGAACCATCGATCGTGAATTTGAACAAGGTACTGGAGAATGTTTTACTGACACCCTACTGTCCGTTTCATTTGTCTGGCAAAATGTATAAAGTTTTGACTgacatatttttgttttatgatttctctgTGAAAGGATTCATTGAGGGATTCAAG tacGCTCTCATGGAACATTATTGCCGTGGATCCATGTATGCTCTATGCAGCGTGACTAGTGATCGAGAagatttggaagaaattgtgGAACAGCTGAGTGCTGCTGATTTGGAAGACATCAGGCAGTTGTTATCATTTCGACGGCTGATCGAATCCCTAAATAATCCCCAGGAAGTGGTGGATTATCTGACAAAAGATGACTACCTACGTCGAATGTTACCATCGATACTACTAGAAGTGCACAACTTCTGGTTCACCTTTCATTGCACACTGGAGGTGCTACTGGTCCTGGTTCAGGACTTACCTAAAGCTCCTTTGGGAAAACAATTGAGAGAACTTTACTCTCAGTGCATAACCACGGATGTAACCCAAACAGATGAATACCGGGAATGCATTCAATTTGTGTCATTCATGTCCAAAGAAGAAATTCTCTCGAAGCTGCTTAAGATGCTGGAAGTGATCGACAAATATATGAGAAGAAACGATGAGGCTTCGATAAACGGAGAAACAATTTTTGAACTGGAAGCATTGGAGACGATCTACAATAATTTGGAACGATTTACTAAGGAAATTTGTTCAGCTGGTATGGAACGAGTTTTGATAGACGCATCCGAGACCGGATCCTCGATCGTTTCGCCAAAAATGAATCGTCAAGAGTTGAAAGAAAAACTCTTGAATGCTGCTCGTCAACCGAAAGTGGAATCTCCATTCATGAGGTCGATCAGTAGTATGATTTCGCACCTCACCAACGACATTTTCCGAAAATATCTACGTCCATTCAATCGAGGCCCTCCCTTGATAGAACTGTTTGTGTACAGCGACTCGGCTACGATTCGACGGCACATAGTAGGAGCGCCACGTGGAGCAGTTCATACGGCACTCAACAATCCACACTACTATCTGGATTGCAAATGCTGCGCACTGGACGAAGATTGCAGTTTAGTTCCGACGCTTCCGGATTTGTCGGTGGCGTACAAACTGCATCTGGAGTGCGGACGGATGATCAATCTGTTCGATTGGCTGCAGGCTTTCCGCTCCGTTGTCGATGAAGTTGGAGCTGATGACACTCAAGAGCGACAGGTTGATCCCAAGATACA AGCACGGTTTACAAGGGCAGTGGCCGAACTGCAGTTTTTAGGCTTTATAAAATCGTCGAAGCGGAAAACCGATCATGTCGCCCGGTTAACCTGGTAA